The Manduca sexta isolate Smith_Timp_Sample1 chromosome 20, JHU_Msex_v1.0, whole genome shotgun sequence DNA segment GTCTTAAATCCTCAAGTATGTTTTCTCCTGGAAAAGAATGAATCAAAACTAATACCAATGGTACTTAGGGATTCTTATCATCAACAATATCATCAACCACATAGAATCCACTGGGATTCTATTAtacagataaaattatttaaggatTATTTCTGTAGTTGCAGTTCTTGCCTCTTGCGTTAATAGTAATATGGTTTAAATTGGATCTAGTCTTCACTCCTGGCAACTGggatacatatattttgttgctAATATGGAGATAAGAACAATTGTGTAACGTGATGACgaagtaaacattttaatactaacTATTATAGCTTCCGATGAACGTGATTTTGATAGCTTTTCGGTTGTAAGCATAGTTGGGCACGCCCACGTGAAGCCACCCGGAGCCTTCGTAAACTTTACCATTACCGCCAATCAGGAACCTGAAAATTTATTCTATTAGAGCTGATAATATAGCCAATATATTACAGTAAACTAGATGCCAATTAAGAAGTACTCATAATATACTATGATAATAGAAAacacttaaatttttattgggGTTGAATTTTTTCAAGGAATTTTAATTCAACTCGATTATTTTTCGTAGCACCTTATATAAATGGCTTGGtcatctattatattttattttaatattaagtaatagcTTAATAGCGTTATCTGGGAGAGATCTATATCATTAACattgaattgaaatttaataCGATGATCAGGAATTTGAAACAAAATGGTACTAACGAAGATCCGATGTCCCAGTAATTTAAAGTGTCCAAGTGATAGTCCTGAATGCTGCGAACCCTCGCTGCGCATGCGTCGTCGGTATCGCAGCCAGGTGTGTCAGTGTGTTGAATGATGACCAGTTTGATTGGACGGGTAAGGTACTCAATGTGGACGGAAGTGATACCGTCCCAGTCATCTTTACTGACCACGTTGCAGTCTGAAATTTTTTAATGATGAGATTGAATCTGGTCTTCCTGTATCTTGgccttatttaattaaacattaagtTGGATTtccaatttttaatattattacaattgctACGTTTCTAAGGCCAGATTTTTCTAGCAACTTTATCAATAtgagattttatatttctatcctacttatatttttctttttcacttTTATTAGCATGTTTGCGATCAGAGAAAACATTAATCGTGTAAAAATATCAGTATATATAATTTCTATCAATTCCTATTCaatagtctcgctaaaactcgaaaACGGCTGGACTGCTAATTTTggtttgaattatttgtggaagttcAGGAAAGATTTAAACGGtgagaaacataaataataaataacgaaaaattataagaacgacaatttaattttccattacaaaatgttcctagcaCATGTGGTGACTTTTGTCTTTTTAGAAAAAAGAATTGTCACCTGGTTGTCAAATATTTATAGGTGCgttcagattttttttgtttcatagcTGTAGTATGAGAATTGAGGTCCGGtttctttgatttattttattgaaatacaaaacattttagaaataaaaaaaaatgtacaagtGTCAGTTGGTTgtccaaaaaagaaaaaaaaattcaagactataattaaaatctatcatcaatttctCAGTGCGCGAAAACTTTATATActgttattgatttaaaatgccAAGGAGACGATGACCTGACTTAGGTCGTCGaagtcaatcaaatgtgcgacgagctacCACACATGCAAACCGTACTGTCCATTAGGaggagacagataatgataacattcgTATTGGTATGGCAGAATTGCGTTCCAcagtgaataataataataatattgaacaaaTAGATGTAGGTGATACAAAGCTTACCGGGTCATCTAATATGATATAGAAGGTACAGCTATTGAAAGTATTCCAGTTCTTAGATACGAACAACCGAACACTAGTAAAATTAACTAATCATAAAGAAGTATCATAGCAAGTTaagaaacacaaaacaaaactaGTAATAATTATACGAGAAAAAAATGGCATTAGTAAAAAACAAGATTgcattattaacataaacacTTACCAGCATTAAGGAATCTTGTTTTTGCGACGAGCACTAAAAATGCAcacaaaaataacttcattttgCTAATCAGCCGTGTTCGCGTGCTAAAGAATACTGCAATCATGCgcgatgtatttttatatatatgccgAGTTCAACTTGATATCTCATTATCTTCAACGGGGCTAAGGATTGTGCATGTTATTCCCCGCATATCACCGGGTCATAGTATTACGTTACATTTGTTCTCAGAATATTTGAAATGGCTTATTGTGAAAATGATTggcgtaaataaattaaatataaacaaatggcAATATTGAGGGGATTTTTTGAAACCGCTGTAATGTTACTACGAGTCTTTATATTCTGCTAATGAGATACTAACGATATTCTGCTTGTCAGTTGAGAACAGCGGCACAAGTTCAGAGAGGAAGAGAAAGAGACAAAAGCTTACTTATGATGGGCATAAAGGAACAGGAAGAGCCGCTTTTCGAGGGAAAATTGATGTTCATGAATTttcatataggtatataaacaAAGTGAGCCCGGCTCTCGGCCCCACCCGAATTCATATCATTCCCTGTATGAAAATCGGATGAAAACTACTAATAtaacttcttattagtgaaatattttcaaaaaagctTTCTGCAAATAATCGATTCCAAAGAAGCAAAAAAACGAAttcttcaactttattttttacgtaGATCGAACTTGAATATTCCGTATACATCTTTTTTATACCTACAATAGTTAAAGAACGCTGATCTGAGGCTAAGCAGCACGTTTACCTAcccaaaaatacataacaataatgattgagacaaaatattatgtggCTATATCGATAATTTGCATAATAGTATTTGGCTTAAAAGACAGCGTTCAGaggtgtaaaatattaaaaaacataattgtgGAATCTGATAGTGACTGACTTAATCAATTTTTGATATTGATGATTTTTTCTAGTGCTCTCGATACGATAAATGATTGTTAAACGctatttttacagtaaacattatagaaaaacaattacagaatacaattttaaaaattttttgACAATGTCCAatcagagagaataatagaatagtcgccgcgtgacatatcttctcttctgtcagcctgcccgcgcagccgaatacttctggaaacgcccaatgtcatcggctaggatagcggcgcgcaacacgatattaattattgtaataatagaaACGAAGGCTTtatgttgtttattaattaaccaTGATAATTTCATAAcaggaaattattttaatcgatttgACGTTTTATATTCATTGATTTTGACATcccagtatatattatattttacgcaTTGTGTTACAAACAACATCATTTATTACATtgcttttatagtttatttaaaactgatGTTTCTAGAAGAGCTACCACACATTAGGGTTGATGTACGTGGTAATCAGTTTGATTAATAACGTTGTCTTAATCACCAAAGATCACAATACTATTAAATCACTCAATAATACCTTAGGCTTAGGTTTCTACAGCTTTGAAGATTCTAACGCCTAGGTATTTATCTTGAATCAAATTTGTGTgtagaaagaaaataatacatttaggGCGAATCATTATCATCAGACAAAGGAAGTCTGCAGTCGAACATAGGTCCCAAGAATTCTAGACCGTCATATTTTCAGATCATTATCTAGTTACTTCTATTGGTTTTATGAGGTCGACCGTTCAATGTTAAGACTTCAGGCGACTGGCTATAATTGCTGTATCGCatggaattttgtttttttttttttatattcatttaggAGATagctaaaaataattctttaaggAGAACATTAGGCGCTATAGATGTAGCAAAATAGTAGCATAAAAGCTTTAACATGTTACAGGACAAGGTTGGaaaattttggtaaataaaagACGTAAGTATTGTTGGCTAAGTTATAGCACAAAGcatggtaattttattattttattgttattatgtaCTATGGTAttgaattatgtaaaatatatttgtacaagATATTGCGAATAAGGGTCTTAATTTTACAATACCCAAACAGTGATTTCTTTTTTGGAACTACCCTACTCACCCTACTTAAGATATTGCCCAAAAATTATGGCTCTATATAGGTGTACAATCCTACTAATGAAAGATGCGCCAACCCAAAATATCAGGGTCACCTGAAGATTCTTTTTGGCCCCACAATAATCTATCACCCAAATCATCTACCGCTCTCGCAAGCTTTAGGACATGTCCATATTCTCtgttgtatattaaaaacagaACTTCGTTATTGTGTTTCAATGGGTGTAAGTACCACTGGTGCCTATATGTGTCGGAGGATGAGGAAGCATAAACATTACGGTCTCCTATGTCGTCCTCCTTTACTCCCATTTTCATATACATTTGGTGGCCAGtgttaaagattttaaaataaagtttattttcttcCCATATGGGAAACATTTTCCATTTCATTCTATTAGTGGATCTCTCTCTGCTGTCGCCCCAGATATTTCTATCGCCATCGTTATCTAGGCTGGCATCCGTTTTAAGTGCTTGTGTGTCCATTGTGTTTTCTATTTGGAACGACTCTCCATTTAATATCATTTGAAATTCCACAGGGAAAtgctttaaaactattttttgccCTCCATAGTCCCAAAGTTTATAAGCATACTCCAAAGTCGTTGAAACACGATCATAAAGAAGTTTGTTGACTACGTCCGTTAATTCTTTGTCGGTCCCGAATTTTTCTAGAATCATGCTAAGGTCGACAGCATTATTGTAGTCACGATTGCCCACGGCTTCATAGATTCTATTATCTATcccagaaatatttaaaagaccAGTTTTGGTATCGTAGAAGCCTAGTTCTACAGCATATCCAGTGATGATTAATGAACGTGCTTCAGAAATCTGAAATGAATTGAATTCACCACGAAAATtatcacatttttaattaatgttagtATTCATAGTCGTTACGATTTCTTAGACATTTCATCTTAAAATTCAAGTATCCTAATTtccattgaaaaatatattttgtaaattaaaaatttgtaaaaatgtttggtattTAGATATTAGAAACATCCAAATGTttcaaaggaaataaaatataacaaaaacgcTTTTGATGCTTATGAAGTTCTTGTGGTGTGTTTAAAATTGGCATAGGTGATTTGATTTCTTGTAACTAGTAGATCTTAGCCACTTGCCTATAAACCTTAAAGAATCTTAAGATCACACAATCAATACAAACTTTATCAATGTTTTCTATCCATTGAGGCCGTTTTCGAATCTCGTTGTAGAGCGATTTCCCCGGACTGTCAGAGAGGATCAGTTGCCTGTGGGTGATGATGCGGTAGTCAGGCGTCAAGTGGCCGAGTTTCACTCCGCACGCCAACAGCCCGTTTAAGGCCTCCATTTGTTGCGCCGTCGGTGCATCCTCTGCAAATGAGATTCTTAATTCAATCAAAATTCATAAGCATAAGTTAAAACACTCCTTTAGAAgtaataaatacctaatttgaataatgtAACATTATTAAGTCTGTTTTAAGACAGCGTCCAGAATTTTGTCgtattcataatattgtgaAAAGTATGATCAGTAAATTACCCATGTCCGCTATTGGTGCGTTCTGGAGAATACACCATCCTCTATAGAACTACGGCCTATATTCTATTTCAAAATGTAGAGGAAACCTAAAACTAAGAACTAAACTTACGCATACTGTTATATGATTTTAGGTCCTCccaaaaaaagaatattaattgGAACTAAACACGTCTAAAAGACACTCACTATTATAATTTCCAACGAATGCGATGCCAATGGCCGAGCGGTCGTAGCCAATAGTGTGGAAGCCCACATGAATCCATCCCACACCTTCGTATACCTTGCCGTCGCCGCCGAtcataaatctataataaacatttttttttactgcttcgaatgacgagacgagcttgaccTTCGCGTTATGGTAAGCAATACGTCCGCCCAAAATAGAACAAACACCactcaacaccttgaatttcaaagtactgtttggtattccactgcgctcgccatcttaagacaGGAGTTGTGAAGTTTTATAATTTCCAGTGCcagcctacaaggtggacggacgacctggctaaggtcgcagaaagtcgctggatgcaggccgcttccaacagttcgacgtggagatccttgggggaggcctatgttcagcagtggattcctttggctgagatgatgatgagatGATAATTTCCAGTAGTtccacaacagtgactacacattgcttggcggcagaaataaacattgtggcggtacctacccaggcagactctcacatacgaaATACTTATCACCATTAGTACATATAAGATTTTTAACACACAAGTATTCACTTGTATATGCTTTGtcattttactataaatatgtaacataaatGACGTAAGATGgcgtatataaaaacaaataacaaatgcATCACGTAATGTGTTTTAACTTCAAAAGGCTCGACCTTCAATACAAGTATTTTCggaatttaatacttattaagaGGTCCGAGAATAAAGACTGCCGTGGCATCAACAAAAATCTTTCCTATTCCCTCCTGGACATCCTCGACACTAGCCTGTGAAACACTGAAGCTTCACTATTCTCTCTTTTTAAAACCAGTACTAGTTGAGTTTTATGAGTCTCTAGTTTTCCGAGTCCGTTACTTATTCATCCTATTGTCTACTTCTCTCACCAGGCAGTAGTATGTAAGCAccgttgtatttaattttaaaagacctGTAGCCACTATAATTTTTGGTAATTACGAGATTTGACAGGATGACCTCTGCTTTATCAGCTTGTGATATAAATATCTTAGGATGACGGGTATAGTTTATAGATAAGTCTTtagaatttaaagttttaactgGTGTTGCTACTGCTTATCCATAATGCTTACCATTAGCAGTAGACTTACTTGTATCATTCAATTACTTTAGAATAatgagtaattaattttatattttaacagtcAAGAACTTACGAATATCCAACGTCgtaaaatttgtttgaattaaTTGTGTCAGTTTGGATCTTCTTGATGCTGGTTTTGCATTGTTCCGTGGTGCTGCACCAAGGCGTGTCGGTGTGTACGATGATGACCAGGTTCACAGGTCGAGGCACGTATACCGCGCAATGAGGATTCACTCCATTCCATTCTTTCTTATCGATTACGTCACAATCTACAAAAGCTTGTTCATTAAATCTTTCCATATttctgatggtaggatatattttatatctgcccggatagcgatcaccgtacacaaggtgttaaagcccgctTTACTGGCCTACTTCCTATtgtttcgactgccgaggagtaatcatctctcgtccgtcgacattctattggactccactccatttaccatggtacaatgatttataaaaagaaaaacaccaTACATTTTTTGGGTTCTTACGGCTTGCGAAACCGTATATGAATAGCGGACTGCGTGGATTTGGTTTTGATTCCCAGGTTAAGTCTTGCTTTTTGTaggtttttaatacatttacctTCGCTGGATAAGAAGTGGTTGACGTCTGCGATGACGGTAATTGCCGCTTAGAGTAGGAGATATTCACACGtgaattattttgtatctaCAATCTCAAATTGTTTTCATTAGCAAATTTATTTCGGTTGTCTATTTTGTCAGTTACTGCTAAGCGGCTGTATGTTAGGTCtattatgttttagttattCTTATTGTTTTTTCTAAGGGCGAATAATTCCTGAATTATTAATCTAAGAGTGTtgcttataacaaaataaaaaaaatacatctcaTCACTGTCTGCAGAACTCAAACTCGTTTTATAGTATTcgaagtaattataattgttcatCATTTGAAACCGTTTTTATAGTGTCAACCTTTTTTACgctttgatattattttcacCTGACTTCGGCGAAGCGAGGAAGGATCATGATtttaatacctacatatatgatatattatatacctatgtgTTAAAATCATGACCCTTATATATAGCTGATGTTAGTTGCTTAGTATGTTCAACCAGTAAGGCACATGGCCATAAATCTAACGATCAGgtcaatgttttctttttaataaaacatggtaataatatatataaaacatggGTCTTTTGTATAAcgaacatcatattttttttaaatgggcacgacaaagtgacgcctctgcacctgatggttaccAGAGTTGGGTCCAGTGGAATATTGACCGTCgggagtcgacacaattatgccggcctgttggaaccgggtatacgcAGGTTGATCCTGAAACGCGATACATTTACAGCCacgggccactgtggcgggttttaacacattgtgtacggtggtcgctatccgggtagataaaaaaaatcctatcattagcaaattacatttttataagacCAGCAGTTAAGAATATTCCTTACCGCACCATGGTGCTTAAATCACGCTGTTACTTGACAAAATAGATAATTGAAAAGTGTATGCCCAAAACAAttctcaatttttttgtttattaataatcacTACCTTTTTACGAAGACACCAAAACATTTTCCCGTTTTCTTTAAAACTGctcagtaatttaaaattatcagatATCAGTTCACGAAATACTCACCAGCGTTAATTAAactccattttaaaaataaaaacaaaacacacgaATGCCACCACATTACACACAACCAACGCGCTTGCCTTCGCAACGTTATGCCACAAACATACACCTGATTTTACCTGTGTTAAGTAAAAAAAGGATTGTGACGTGTTTATGTTAAAATTCGCAAGATGTACTGGTTTATAGGCCGAAGCTAGATTATTAGTGATCGACGGCGCAATACCAGAAACTAGAGGTCCTTGGTTTCCAATAACTTGATATAAAAACTTGTTTCTCAGGTATTAAAATGTGTATGCAGATGCATAATAACTCTTATAATTACACATTTCAATGTTATACTTAAACCTCCTTATTCAAGCGGCAATGGTAGACTTGAGCAGGAAGTACTTGAGTCTATTCTGAGGTTTATCTTACGTTGGTGTGAACTGATACGAAAAATAAACCTAATTCGTTGGCGGTACAAATTAATGGTCGGTTTGGCGATACGCCGACTTCCATACAtttcacacaaaaaatactttgttataGCAGCATAGTCTTACCATCAACATACTTCTGG contains these protein-coding regions:
- the LOC115449098 gene encoding low molecular mass 30 kDa lipoprotein 21G1 is translated as MWWHSCVLFLFLKWSLINADCDVIDKKEWNGVNPHCAVYVPRPVNLVIIVHTDTPWCSTTEQCKTSIKKIQTDTINSNKFYDVGYSFMIGGDGKVYEGVGWIHVGFHTIGYDRSAIGIAFVGNYNKDAPTAQQMEALNGLLACGVKLGHLTPDYRIITHRQLILSDSPGKSLYNEIRKRPQWIENIDKISEARSLIITGYAVELGFYDTKTGLLNISGIDNRIYEAVGNRDYNNAVDLSMILEKFGTDKELTDVVNKLLYDRVSTTLEYAYKLWDYGGQKIVLKHFPVEFQMILNGESFQIENTMDTQALKTDASLDNDGDRNIWGDSRERSTNRMKWKMFPIWEENKLYFKIFNTGHQMYMKMGVKEDDIGDRNVYASSSSDTYRHQWYLHPLKHNNEVLFLIYNREYGHVLKLARAVDDLGDRLLWGQKESSGDPDILGWRIFH